CCCATCTATAATCGCGAACGCATGGCACTTGAGCTTATGCGTCTTAAATCTAAGCTGCCCTACGACTCATACCGCGAAGCCATTCACAGCTTTAGAGACATCTCTCATCAGCTCAATTTTTATACTATTGAAGACTATGCCACGTATATACCGCGCGGAAACTGCTATCTAACCCGTCTGATTGAGGAAATCTTCTAGCACGCCGCTTTCGGCTATGTCCGAGAAGCATATACGCAAGCCTCAGTTAAAACTGCGCACATATAAGTTTATGCGCAAACTCACACATAGCAAAACGTGTTTGAAACAAGTCCTGGCCATTCAGGCTGTTTCAAACACGCATAAAAACACTAATCACGCTGTTAAAAGCAGTCTAACAGCTGCCAAACTGCCTAAACAATACTAATTGTGGGTCAACCCTGACTTTAGAACAAAGACAGCGCATCCTCATCAGCAACAACAATTGCATGCGGGTGCAGCTGCAAAATTGATGCGGGGCACGCGGGCGTTACCGGACCCTTACACATATCAAATACCGCCTGTGCCTTGTTAGAACCGCTGGCAATTACCAAAATACTCCGCGCCTGCATGATGGTTTGCACACCCATGGTATACGCCTGCCGTGGAACCTCATCAGGGCTGTTAAACAGCCTACTATTTGCTTCAATAGTGCTCTCTGTTAAATCAACACAATGTGTGCCCTTAGAAAAGACGCTATCCGGCTCATTAAAGCCAATATGGCCATTATTTCCAATGCCCAACAACTGCAAATCAGGATAACCTGCCGCCTCAACCAGACGGTCATACTCTGCACACGCCGCTTCGGCATCGGGATTTGAGCCATCGGGTACATGCGTATGTGCCGGTTTGATGTCAATAGAGCTAAAGAACTGCTCATTCATAAAATAGTGATAGCTTTGCGGTTCGTCGTGCTTAAGACCGCGATACTCATCAAGATTGTAAGT
This region of Collinsella sp. zg1085 genomic DNA includes:
- the nagB gene encoding glucosamine-6-phosphate deaminase yields the protein MRIIHAKNYDDMSRKAANIISAQVILKPDSVLGLATGTTPIGAYQQLIAWHQKGDVSFAEVSTYNLDEYRGLKHDEPQSYHYFMNEQFFSSIDIKPAHTHVPDGSNPDAEAACAEYDRLVEAAGYPDLQLLGIGNNGHIGFNEPDSVFSKGTHCVDLTESTIEANSRLFNSPDEVPRQAYTMGVQTIMQARSILVIASGSNKAQAVFDMCKGPVTPACPASILQLHPHAIVVADEDALSLF